In Aquimarina sp. TRL1, a single window of DNA contains:
- the hisIE gene encoding bifunctional phosphoribosyl-AMP cyclohydrolase/phosphoribosyl-ATP diphosphatase HisIE, with protein MDVEFTKNKDGLVPAIIQDATTKNVLMLGYMNEEAYQKTLKTKKVTFYSRSKQRLWTKGEESGNFLNLVDILVDCDRDTLLVKVLPAGPTCHKGTDSCWGETNTMTYGFISELEEVIKHRKNSENPEGSYVASLFHKGMNKIAQKVGEEAVEVVIEAKDNNDELFLSEGADLLFHYLILLQAKGYTIDDVVGVLKSRS; from the coding sequence ATGGATGTAGAATTCACAAAAAATAAAGATGGTTTAGTGCCAGCTATCATTCAGGATGCAACAACTAAAAATGTATTGATGTTGGGGTATATGAATGAAGAAGCGTATCAAAAAACCCTAAAAACTAAAAAAGTGACTTTTTATAGCAGAAGCAAGCAGCGGCTATGGACCAAAGGAGAAGAGAGTGGTAATTTTTTGAATCTGGTCGATATTCTGGTTGATTGTGATCGGGATACATTATTAGTAAAAGTATTACCAGCTGGTCCGACCTGTCATAAAGGAACAGACAGCTGTTGGGGAGAAACTAATACTATGACATATGGTTTTATCTCAGAATTAGAAGAGGTTATTAAGCATCGAAAGAATAGTGAAAACCCGGAAGGATCCTATGTTGCATCATTGTTTCATAAAGGAATGAATAAAATAGCACAAAAAGTAGGAGAAGAAGCTGTAGAGGTGGTTATTGAAGCAAAAGATAATAATGATGAATTATTTTTAAGTGAAGGAGCAGATCTGTTATTTCATTATTTGATTTTGTTGCAGGCAAAGGGGTATACGATAGATGATGTTGTAGGTGTTTTAAAATCAAGGAGTTAA